Genomic DNA from Vagococcus luciliae:
TGATTAAATTAACTTTATTGTTCTAAAATAAAATAAGTGATAAATTTAAATAGTGTTTATATTCCTTTTTTTCTGAAAATTTCATTATAGAAAACTTTACAATTATAAACTTTACAGTATATAATTAGTTCTTAATAGAACAATATTAATTTTTGATGAGAAAAGTTAGCGGTTTATCATCACATTATAAGAGAGGGGTTTTTAGCAATGATTACATTTAAAAATGTAGAAAAGTACTATGGAGAGTTTCATGCGTTAAAAGATATCAATCTAACAATTGAAACTGGTGAGGTGGTTGTTGTATTAGGTCCTTCTGGATCAGGTAAGAGTACTATGTTACGTTGTATCAATGCATTGGAAGAAATATCAACTGGTGAATTAATAGTAGATGGAACTAGTATTTTTGATCCAAAAACTAATTTAAATAATGTTCGAAAAAACTTAGGAATGGTATTTCAGCAATTTAACTTATATGCTAATATGACTGTTTTAGAAAATGTAACACTCGCGCCAGTAAAAGTGTTAGGTTTAGATAAACAGGAAGCTAATAAGAGAGCTGAACAATTATTAGATAGAGTTGGTATGTTAGATAAAAAAAATGCTATGCCAGCTCAATTGTCAGGTGGTCAACAACAACGTGTCGCTATTGCACGAAGCTTAGCTATGACACCAAGTTATATGTTATTTGATGAGCCAACTTCAGCACTAGATCCAGAAATGGTAGGAGAAGTACTAGATGTTATGAAGTCACTTGCTAAAGAGTCAGGTATGACAATGGTTGTTGTTACACATGAAATGGGTTTTGCTAGAGAAGTAGCAGATCGTGTTATTTTTATGGCAGACGGTCAAATTTTAGAAGACAGAGAATCTGAAGCGTTCTTTAATGATCCTCAAGATGAACGTGCTAAACAATTTTTAAGTAAAATAATCAGTCATTAGGAGGGGTCTTTATGAAAAAGTTCTATCGTGGACTACTCATGATCATTATGGTTTCTTTAATATTTTTACTAGGAGCTTGTGGAGCGAAAAGTGTGTCTGAAACCAATGTTTTAGAAAAAATAAAAAAGAACGATAAGATGGTTTGGGGAGTGAAATATGATACCAAATTATTTGGTTTAATGAATATCGAGAAAAGAGAAGTAGAAGGTTTTGATATTGATATTGCAAAAGAAATTACCAAACGTCTTCTAGGCGATGAGAAAAAAGCTGAATTTGTTGAAGTAACATCAAAAACAAGAATTCCTTTATTAAAAAATGGAAATATAGATGCTATTATTGCCACTATGACGATTAGTGATGAAAGAAAAAAACAAGTTGATTTTTCAGATGTCTATTTTGATGCTGGTCAGTCTCTTTTAGTGAAAAAAGGAAGTGACATAAAAAGTGTTGAGGATTTAAATGATGGGAAAACTGTTTTAGCCGTAAAAGGGTCTACTTCAGCGGCAAATGTCAGAAAAAAAGCTCCTAAAGCAAAAGTGTTAGAATTGGAAAACTATGCAGAAGCATTTACAGCTCTTCAATCTGGACAGGGGGATGCCATGACAACTGATAATAGTATTTTATTAGGTATGGCTTCTGAAAATCCTGATTATGAGTTAGTCGGGGGAAACTTCACAGATGAACCTTATGGTATTGCTTTTAATAAAGGTCAAACAGAGTTGGTTAATCAAGTGAATAGTATTTTATCTGATATGAAAAAAGATGGCACTTACGAAAAAATTTATAAAAAATGGATTAAAGACTAAAAAATAAAGGAGTTGAGAATATGTTAGAAATTTGGAATACTTATCATCAAGATATTTTAGCTGGTCTAAAAGTCACATTGACTGCC
This window encodes:
- a CDS encoding amino acid ABC transporter ATP-binding protein, with product MITFKNVEKYYGEFHALKDINLTIETGEVVVVLGPSGSGKSTMLRCINALEEISTGELIVDGTSIFDPKTNLNNVRKNLGMVFQQFNLYANMTVLENVTLAPVKVLGLDKQEANKRAEQLLDRVGMLDKKNAMPAQLSGGQQQRVAIARSLAMTPSYMLFDEPTSALDPEMVGEVLDVMKSLAKESGMTMVVVTHEMGFAREVADRVIFMADGQILEDRESEAFFNDPQDERAKQFLSKIISH
- a CDS encoding transporter substrate-binding domain-containing protein → MVWGVKYDTKLFGLMNIEKREVEGFDIDIAKEITKRLLGDEKKAEFVEVTSKTRIPLLKNGNIDAIIATMTISDERKKQVDFSDVYFDAGQSLLVKKGSDIKSVEDLNDGKTVLAVKGSTSAANVRKKAPKAKVLELENYAEAFTALQSGQGDAMTTDNSILLGMASENPDYELVGGNFTDEPYGIAFNKGQTELVNQVNSILSDMKKDGTYEKIYKKWIKD